AGCTATCAATAGATCCGACGTTCATCGTAGTGACGAGGGGAGAACGCCAGTCGTTGCCACGAAGGGGGTTCGACTATGAGACATCGACCCTCGTCGACCGACTCGTTCCAACGTCGGCCTTCGTCGGCCGGCATTTCGGATACCATACCAAGTAGCGATCGCTGTACGTGCGGTCGAGTAGCACTCGAAACTGCCGCGTTTGCCGCCACCTCCCATCAGCTTCCGCCGCGCAGGGCAGCGACATCGAGCGGCCACCACTCTCGGTTTCTGATCGCGAGGTGAACCTGTGCGATGATCCCCAGTAACGGCAGCTCTAACAGCGGCCCGATGACCAGCGCTAGCGGGATGAGGGGGTCGTTCGGAAACGCGACGACCGCGATTGCGAGGGCCGTCGGGGAGTTCCGCGAGAGGATCGTATTGTTGAAACAGACCATCTCGCGATAGGAGAACGATAGCAGTCGACCGACCCCGAAGCCGACGCCGAGGTTGATCGCGTAGAAGGCGATCACGGGAACGGCAAGGAGGGCGAGGAGTTCGGGATTCTCGAGGATCACCTCTCCCTGGGAGGCGAACATCGCCCCGATCGCGAGGCTCAGAAAGACGATCTGGACCGGGCTCAGTTTTGGGAGGAATCGCCGTGCGACCCATTCTCTCCCCTTCGTTCGGATCAGTCCCCAGCGAGCGAGCCCGCCGAGAACGAGCGGGACGACGAGGACGAGCACCACGCTCTCTACCAACACGCCCAGCGGCAGTTCGACCAGCGTTCCCGCGAACGCGTACAGATACACCGGTAGCAGTAC
Above is a window of Natronorubrum tibetense GA33 DNA encoding:
- a CDS encoding arsenic resistance protein; translated protein: MDVVEKYQTVFVLVAIVVGLALGQVSGVPAVADRLILPFLMVMLFAAFAGIPLSRLRDAFGNRRVVGSSLLINFIWSPLLAVGLGAVFLRDHPALWVGLIMLMVTPCTDWYLVFTDIADGDVPLATSILPYNLVLQLVLLPVYLYAFAGTLVELPLGVLVESVVLVLVVPLVLGGLARWGLIRTKGREWVARRFLPKLSPVQIVFLSLAIGAMFASQGEVILENPELLALLAVPVIAFYAINLGVGFGVGRLLSFSYREMVCFNNTILSRNSPTALAIAVVAFPNDPLIPLALVIGPLLELPLLGIIAQVHLAIRNREWWPLDVAALRGGS